Proteins encoded together in one Venturia canescens isolate UGA chromosome 10, ASM1945775v1, whole genome shotgun sequence window:
- the OtopLa gene encoding proton channel OtopLc isoform X1, whose translation MPKTWLGRWIMDQNHRRNTDSEEMQRCPYIHEMKERLLSQPTPTDSLDMERLDGGTPVKEANLHNDYPAHTNPGVIPDPPEMPPDSLIGTVVKVNEPQLNSDGYGSHTSPAHARQPLVPQNAINQPLCLTPTHPGIANGHFPKNAKTSLFNVMSFIYAKLLLIVCIAYVISEVVTHKLPLWYFEGFFTYMYGMSILFLLYVFCFLLQESACCSRGTDTPPPPPRPPKPPKEPKDKNKKKDKKEKKESKNAKNKKDFQSIPQEATDVEAAVATRVSRKRKTSQNDHSYGSFFLRIGAIAFGLGTMVYNGLEFGAFFGIPPTSPCYQILQGVNPLLQMIFTFMQMYFIFMNSRLNIHRFKVVARFGLMHVVATNLCVWVRTLVFETLKEITQTAQRLGKQDDGIMETIKQHTIKHAGKILGTEPRDMAQLRLAPVSSTLRPTPSGFGRLATTTTASIGRYARSTARSVARAITSGTTTTTTTTTTTTTTTTGAPWTTSSTTLKPLIRSIPTSPTTSTPSTTTLAKVQSVLDALANAVRTNVSSAREIFTTPSTTSPSTSAAAATTTTTTTTMSSIPTLLTPTTTFSPFLREFMESPQYSKKSFPQIFDIHNSTNDTSVWSPNFAFYADSSTIVGGGSVDNTCGRINIMGTIVQDAAPYLFPFIIEYSLVGAAVIYVMWRHIGRHPRWPHQAEVDLERRLEAMLSRRAVALAHAGHGRVDCVGASKGLFLGLFLLVGSLICLILFFVLIHHPSFGLLAIYLADVSHCVLMASSIIAIIIGFIRVQSLKFKAEEQSDLNDIFLRVSGFGLFLYAVFSVIAGSFAAFTHEPNLFVMVTGILSIAQVVLQMLFIADVSRRRVHLPEHDRSKPGRQVVTFLLICNITMWVIYTFETMKVFANPVQYDFYGYLVWTMIQKVTLPLCIFHRFHSAVTLAEIWKTSYKARLE comes from the exons ATGCCGAAAACGTGGCTGGGACGGTGGATCATGGATCAGA ATCATCGGAGGAACACCGATTCCGAAGAGATGCAACGCTGCCCTTACATACACGAGATGAAAGAGCGTCTGCTCTCGCAACCGACGCCCACGGACAGCCTCGACATGGAACGTTTGGACGGCGGCACGCCCGTCAAGGAAGCAAATCTCCACAATGATTATCCGGCTCATACGAATCCTGGTGTAATCCCCGACCCACCGGAAATGCCACCTGATTCCTTGATCGGCACGGTTGTCAAGGTAAACGAGCCCCAG TTGAATTCGGACGGTTATGGATCCCACACATCACCGGCTCACGCGAGGCAGCCATTGGTACCCCAAAACGCGATAAATCAACCGTTATGCCTCACCCCGACACATCCAGGCATTGCGAATGGTCATTTTCCCAAAAATGCAAA GACCTCGCTTTTCAACGTCATGAGTTTCATATACGCGAAGCTTTTGCTCATCGTGTGCATCGCGTACGTGATAAGCGAAGTGGTGACTCACAAATTGCCGCTGTGGTATTTCGAGGGTTTCTTCACTTACATGTACGGCATGAGCATCCTCTTTCTCCTCTACGTTTTCTGCTTCCTCCTCCAAGAGAGCGCTTGCTGTTCGCGGGGTACTGACACGCCACCCCCGCCGCCGAGACCCCCGAAGCCGCCGAAGGAACCGAAAGACaagaacaagaaaaaagataaaaaggagaaaaaggagTCGAAGAATGCCAAGAACAAAAAAGATTTTCAG TCCATTCCCCAGGAGGCGACTGACGTCGAAGCTGCTGTGGCGACGAGAGTTTCACGAAAGCGAAAAACCTCCCAAAACGATCACAGTTACGGGAGCTTCTTCCTCAGGATCGGAGCAATCG CCTTCGGCTTGGGCACGATGGTCTACAACGGTCTCGAGTTCGGAGCCTTTTTCGGCATCCCCCCGACCTCGCCGTGCTACCAAATCCTCCAGGGCGTCAATCCGCTCCTCCAGATGATTTTCACCTTTATGCAGATGTACTTTATCTTCATGAACTCGAGG CTCAACATTCACCGGTTCAAGGTCGTCGCGCGCTTCGGCCTGATGCACGTCGTCGCGACGAACCTTTGCGTTTGGGTCCGAACTCTCGTGTTCGAAACGCTCAAGGAAATAACGCAAACTGCTCAGCGTTTGGGCAAACAGGACGATGGAATAATGG AGACCATAAAGCAGCACACGATAAAGCACGCCGGTAAAATCCTGGGCACCGAGCCCCGTGACATGGCCCAACTGCGCTTGGCCCCGGTTTCGTCGACCCTGAGACCAACGCCCTCCGGGTTCGGCAGGttggcgacgacgacgacggcctCGATCGGCCGTTACGCGAGATCGACAGCCCGCTCGGTCGCTCGAGCCATAACCAGTGGAactacgacgacgacgacgacgacgacgacgacgacgacgacgacgacgggggCGCCGTGGACAACGAGTTCGACGACGCTGAAGCCGTTGATTCGTTCGATCCCGACGAGCCCGACAACGAG CACGCCGTCGACAACGACCCTGGCTAAAGTTCAATCGGTGCTGGACGCGTTAGCGAACGCGGTGAGAACGAATGTATCGAGCGCTCGAGAAATATTCACAACGCCGAGCACGACGAGCCCGAGCACGAGCGCAGCggcggcgacgacgacgacgacgacgacgaccatGTCCTCGATCCCGACCCTTCTCACACCGACGACGACCTTCTCCCCCTTCCTACGTGAATTTATGGAGTCGCCTCAGTACTCGAAAAAGTCCTTTCCCCAGATATTTGACATCCACAATTCGACCAACGACACGAGCGTGTGGAGCCCCAACTTTGCATTTTACGCCGATTCTTCGACCATCGTCGGGGGCGGATCGGTCGACAACACTTGCGGACGGATCAACATAATGGGCACCATAGTTCAGGATGCTGCGCCTTACCTCTTCCCTTTCATCATCGAATACAGCCTCGTCGGTGCGGCCGTCATCTACGTTATGTGGAGACACATCGGACGTCATCCACGCTGGCCGCACCAAGCCGAGGTTGATCTTGAACGCCGCCTCGAAGCAATGCTCTCACGCAGAGCCGTTGCTCTCGCTCATGCAG GGCACGGTCGGGTCGACTGCGTGGGAGCGAGCAAGGGTCTGTTCCTCGGTCTTTTCCTCTTGGTTGGTTCGCTCATTTGtttgatattatttttcgtccTGATCCATCACCCCTCGTTCGGTTTGTTGGCTATTTATTTGGCGGATGTGTCGCACTGCGTGCTGATGGCGTCGTCGATAATAGCGATAATAATTGGTTTCATAAGGGTTCAGAGTTTGAAGTTCAAGGCGGAAGAGCAGAGCGATTTGAACGACATATTTTTGCGCGTGTCCGGCTTCGGGCTATTTCTTTACGCAGTGTTCAGCGTGATCGCTGGCTCCTTCGCGGCGTTTACGCACGAGCCGAATTTGTTTGTAATGGTGACAGGAATACTGTCGATCGCTCAGGTGGTGCTGCAGATGCTTTTCATCGCTGACGTGTCCCGCAGGCGCGTCCACCTGCCGGAGCACGATCGTAGCAAGCCCGGCCGTCAGGTGGTGACTTTCCTGCTTATTTGCAACATCACAATGTGGGTTATCTACACCTTCGAGACGATGAAGGTCTTCGCCAATCCTGTGCAATACGATTTTTACGGTTACCTCGTTTGGACCATGATCCAAAAGGTGACGCTTCCGCTTTGCATATTTCACAGATTCCACAGCGCGGTTACGCTCGCTGAGATTTGGAAAACGAGCTACAAGGCTCGGCTCGAGTAA
- the OtopLa gene encoding proton channel OtopLc isoform X5, whose amino-acid sequence MQRCPYIHEMKERLLSQPTPTDSLDMERLDGGTPVKEANLHNDYPAHTNPGVIPDPPEMPPDSLIGTVVKVNEPQLNSDGYGSHTSPAHARQPLVPQNAINQPLCLTPTHPGIANGHFPKNAKTSLFNVMSFIYAKLLLIVCIAYVISEVVTHKLPLWYFEGFFTYMYGMSILFLLYVFCFLLQESACCSRGTDTPPPPPRPPKPPKEPKDKNKKKDKKEKKESKNAKNKKDFQSIPQEATDVEAAVATRVSRKRKTSQNDHSYGSFFLRIGAIAFGLGTMVYNGLEFGAFFGIPPTSPCYQILQGVNPLLQMIFTFMQMYFIFMNSRLNIHRFKVVARFGLMHVVATNLCVWVRTLVFETLKEITQTAQRLGKQDDGIMETIKQHTIKHAGKILGTEPRDMAQLRLAPVSSTLRPTPSGFGRLATTTTASIGRYARSTARSVARAITSGTTTTTTTTTTTTTTTTGAPWTTSSTTLKPLIRSIPTSPTTSTPSTTTLAKVQSVLDALANAVRTNVSSAREIFTTPSTTSPSTSAAAATTTTTTTTMSSIPTLLTPTTTFSPFLREFMESPQYSKKSFPQIFDIHNSTNDTSVWSPNFAFYADSSTIVGGGSVDNTCGRINIMGTIVQDAAPYLFPFIIEYSLVGAAVIYVMWRHIGRHPRWPHQAEVDLERRLEAMLSRRAVALAHAGHGRVDCVGASKGLFLGLFLLVGSLICLILFFVLIHHPSFGLLAIYLADVSHCVLMASSIIAIIIGFIRVQSLKFKAEEQSDLNDIFLRVSGFGLFLYAVFSVIAGSFAAFTHEPNLFVMVTGILSIAQVVLQMLFIADVSRRRVHLPEHDRSKPGRQVVTFLLICNITMWVIYTFETMKVFANPVQYDFYGYLVWTMIQKVTLPLCIFHRFHSAVTLAEIWKTSYKARLE is encoded by the exons ATGCAACGCTGCCCTTACATACACGAGATGAAAGAGCGTCTGCTCTCGCAACCGACGCCCACGGACAGCCTCGACATGGAACGTTTGGACGGCGGCACGCCCGTCAAGGAAGCAAATCTCCACAATGATTATCCGGCTCATACGAATCCTGGTGTAATCCCCGACCCACCGGAAATGCCACCTGATTCCTTGATCGGCACGGTTGTCAAGGTAAACGAGCCCCAG TTGAATTCGGACGGTTATGGATCCCACACATCACCGGCTCACGCGAGGCAGCCATTGGTACCCCAAAACGCGATAAATCAACCGTTATGCCTCACCCCGACACATCCAGGCATTGCGAATGGTCATTTTCCCAAAAATGCAAA GACCTCGCTTTTCAACGTCATGAGTTTCATATACGCGAAGCTTTTGCTCATCGTGTGCATCGCGTACGTGATAAGCGAAGTGGTGACTCACAAATTGCCGCTGTGGTATTTCGAGGGTTTCTTCACTTACATGTACGGCATGAGCATCCTCTTTCTCCTCTACGTTTTCTGCTTCCTCCTCCAAGAGAGCGCTTGCTGTTCGCGGGGTACTGACACGCCACCCCCGCCGCCGAGACCCCCGAAGCCGCCGAAGGAACCGAAAGACaagaacaagaaaaaagataaaaaggagaaaaaggagTCGAAGAATGCCAAGAACAAAAAAGATTTTCAG TCCATTCCCCAGGAGGCGACTGACGTCGAAGCTGCTGTGGCGACGAGAGTTTCACGAAAGCGAAAAACCTCCCAAAACGATCACAGTTACGGGAGCTTCTTCCTCAGGATCGGAGCAATCG CCTTCGGCTTGGGCACGATGGTCTACAACGGTCTCGAGTTCGGAGCCTTTTTCGGCATCCCCCCGACCTCGCCGTGCTACCAAATCCTCCAGGGCGTCAATCCGCTCCTCCAGATGATTTTCACCTTTATGCAGATGTACTTTATCTTCATGAACTCGAGG CTCAACATTCACCGGTTCAAGGTCGTCGCGCGCTTCGGCCTGATGCACGTCGTCGCGACGAACCTTTGCGTTTGGGTCCGAACTCTCGTGTTCGAAACGCTCAAGGAAATAACGCAAACTGCTCAGCGTTTGGGCAAACAGGACGATGGAATAATGG AGACCATAAAGCAGCACACGATAAAGCACGCCGGTAAAATCCTGGGCACCGAGCCCCGTGACATGGCCCAACTGCGCTTGGCCCCGGTTTCGTCGACCCTGAGACCAACGCCCTCCGGGTTCGGCAGGttggcgacgacgacgacggcctCGATCGGCCGTTACGCGAGATCGACAGCCCGCTCGGTCGCTCGAGCCATAACCAGTGGAactacgacgacgacgacgacgacgacgacgacgacgacgacgacgacgggggCGCCGTGGACAACGAGTTCGACGACGCTGAAGCCGTTGATTCGTTCGATCCCGACGAGCCCGACAACGAG CACGCCGTCGACAACGACCCTGGCTAAAGTTCAATCGGTGCTGGACGCGTTAGCGAACGCGGTGAGAACGAATGTATCGAGCGCTCGAGAAATATTCACAACGCCGAGCACGACGAGCCCGAGCACGAGCGCAGCggcggcgacgacgacgacgacgacgacgaccatGTCCTCGATCCCGACCCTTCTCACACCGACGACGACCTTCTCCCCCTTCCTACGTGAATTTATGGAGTCGCCTCAGTACTCGAAAAAGTCCTTTCCCCAGATATTTGACATCCACAATTCGACCAACGACACGAGCGTGTGGAGCCCCAACTTTGCATTTTACGCCGATTCTTCGACCATCGTCGGGGGCGGATCGGTCGACAACACTTGCGGACGGATCAACATAATGGGCACCATAGTTCAGGATGCTGCGCCTTACCTCTTCCCTTTCATCATCGAATACAGCCTCGTCGGTGCGGCCGTCATCTACGTTATGTGGAGACACATCGGACGTCATCCACGCTGGCCGCACCAAGCCGAGGTTGATCTTGAACGCCGCCTCGAAGCAATGCTCTCACGCAGAGCCGTTGCTCTCGCTCATGCAG GGCACGGTCGGGTCGACTGCGTGGGAGCGAGCAAGGGTCTGTTCCTCGGTCTTTTCCTCTTGGTTGGTTCGCTCATTTGtttgatattatttttcgtccTGATCCATCACCCCTCGTTCGGTTTGTTGGCTATTTATTTGGCGGATGTGTCGCACTGCGTGCTGATGGCGTCGTCGATAATAGCGATAATAATTGGTTTCATAAGGGTTCAGAGTTTGAAGTTCAAGGCGGAAGAGCAGAGCGATTTGAACGACATATTTTTGCGCGTGTCCGGCTTCGGGCTATTTCTTTACGCAGTGTTCAGCGTGATCGCTGGCTCCTTCGCGGCGTTTACGCACGAGCCGAATTTGTTTGTAATGGTGACAGGAATACTGTCGATCGCTCAGGTGGTGCTGCAGATGCTTTTCATCGCTGACGTGTCCCGCAGGCGCGTCCACCTGCCGGAGCACGATCGTAGCAAGCCCGGCCGTCAGGTGGTGACTTTCCTGCTTATTTGCAACATCACAATGTGGGTTATCTACACCTTCGAGACGATGAAGGTCTTCGCCAATCCTGTGCAATACGATTTTTACGGTTACCTCGTTTGGACCATGATCCAAAAGGTGACGCTTCCGCTTTGCATATTTCACAGATTCCACAGCGCGGTTACGCTCGCTGAGATTTGGAAAACGAGCTACAAGGCTCGGCTCGAGTAA
- the OtopLa gene encoding proton channel OtopLc isoform X6 has product MVGGGDCKVATVEVEAAAANDNTATLPVTRPLNPQIVGAPPNAQDNAEKNNAANKEMELKNVRSTPAKKTSLFNVMSFIYAKLLLIVCIAYVISEVVTHKLPLWYFEGFFTYMYGMSILFLLYVFCFLLQESACCSRGTDTPPPPPRPPKPPKEPKDKNKKKDKKEKKESKNAKNKKDFQSIPQEATDVEAAVATRVSRKRKTSQNDHSYGSFFLRIGAIAFGLGTMVYNGLEFGAFFGIPPTSPCYQILQGVNPLLQMIFTFMQMYFIFMNSRLNIHRFKVVARFGLMHVVATNLCVWVRTLVFETLKEITQTAQRLGKQDDGIMETIKQHTIKHAGKILGTEPRDMAQLRLAPVSSTLRPTPSGFGRLATTTTASIGRYARSTARSVARAITSGTTTTTTTTTTTTTTTTGAPWTTSSTTLKPLIRSIPTSPTTSTPSTTTLAKVQSVLDALANAVRTNVSSAREIFTTPSTTSPSTSAAAATTTTTTTTMSSIPTLLTPTTTFSPFLREFMESPQYSKKSFPQIFDIHNSTNDTSVWSPNFAFYADSSTIVGGGSVDNTCGRINIMGTIVQDAAPYLFPFIIEYSLVGAAVIYVMWRHIGRHPRWPHQAEVDLERRLEAMLSRRAVALAHAGHGRVDCVGASKGLFLGLFLLVGSLICLILFFVLIHHPSFGLLAIYLADVSHCVLMASSIIAIIIGFIRVQSLKFKAEEQSDLNDIFLRVSGFGLFLYAVFSVIAGSFAAFTHEPNLFVMVTGILSIAQVVLQMLFIADVSRRRVHLPEHDRSKPGRQVVTFLLICNITMWVIYTFETMKVFANPVQYDFYGYLVWTMIQKVTLPLCIFHRFHSAVTLAEIWKTSYKARLE; this is encoded by the exons ATGGTGGGCGGAGGAGACTGCAAAGTGGCGACGGTCGAAGTCGAGGCTGCGGCGGCCAACGACAACACGGCTACGCTTCCGGTCACGAGACCCCTTAATCCTCAGATCGTCGGTGCGCCCCCGAATGCTCAGGACAACGCCGAGAAAAACAACGCTGCTAACAAAGAAATGGAACTGAAGAACGTCCGATCAACGCCAGCTAAAAA GACCTCGCTTTTCAACGTCATGAGTTTCATATACGCGAAGCTTTTGCTCATCGTGTGCATCGCGTACGTGATAAGCGAAGTGGTGACTCACAAATTGCCGCTGTGGTATTTCGAGGGTTTCTTCACTTACATGTACGGCATGAGCATCCTCTTTCTCCTCTACGTTTTCTGCTTCCTCCTCCAAGAGAGCGCTTGCTGTTCGCGGGGTACTGACACGCCACCCCCGCCGCCGAGACCCCCGAAGCCGCCGAAGGAACCGAAAGACaagaacaagaaaaaagataaaaaggagaaaaaggagTCGAAGAATGCCAAGAACAAAAAAGATTTTCAG TCCATTCCCCAGGAGGCGACTGACGTCGAAGCTGCTGTGGCGACGAGAGTTTCACGAAAGCGAAAAACCTCCCAAAACGATCACAGTTACGGGAGCTTCTTCCTCAGGATCGGAGCAATCG CCTTCGGCTTGGGCACGATGGTCTACAACGGTCTCGAGTTCGGAGCCTTTTTCGGCATCCCCCCGACCTCGCCGTGCTACCAAATCCTCCAGGGCGTCAATCCGCTCCTCCAGATGATTTTCACCTTTATGCAGATGTACTTTATCTTCATGAACTCGAGG CTCAACATTCACCGGTTCAAGGTCGTCGCGCGCTTCGGCCTGATGCACGTCGTCGCGACGAACCTTTGCGTTTGGGTCCGAACTCTCGTGTTCGAAACGCTCAAGGAAATAACGCAAACTGCTCAGCGTTTGGGCAAACAGGACGATGGAATAATGG AGACCATAAAGCAGCACACGATAAAGCACGCCGGTAAAATCCTGGGCACCGAGCCCCGTGACATGGCCCAACTGCGCTTGGCCCCGGTTTCGTCGACCCTGAGACCAACGCCCTCCGGGTTCGGCAGGttggcgacgacgacgacggcctCGATCGGCCGTTACGCGAGATCGACAGCCCGCTCGGTCGCTCGAGCCATAACCAGTGGAactacgacgacgacgacgacgacgacgacgacgacgacgacgacgacgggggCGCCGTGGACAACGAGTTCGACGACGCTGAAGCCGTTGATTCGTTCGATCCCGACGAGCCCGACAACGAG CACGCCGTCGACAACGACCCTGGCTAAAGTTCAATCGGTGCTGGACGCGTTAGCGAACGCGGTGAGAACGAATGTATCGAGCGCTCGAGAAATATTCACAACGCCGAGCACGACGAGCCCGAGCACGAGCGCAGCggcggcgacgacgacgacgacgacgacgaccatGTCCTCGATCCCGACCCTTCTCACACCGACGACGACCTTCTCCCCCTTCCTACGTGAATTTATGGAGTCGCCTCAGTACTCGAAAAAGTCCTTTCCCCAGATATTTGACATCCACAATTCGACCAACGACACGAGCGTGTGGAGCCCCAACTTTGCATTTTACGCCGATTCTTCGACCATCGTCGGGGGCGGATCGGTCGACAACACTTGCGGACGGATCAACATAATGGGCACCATAGTTCAGGATGCTGCGCCTTACCTCTTCCCTTTCATCATCGAATACAGCCTCGTCGGTGCGGCCGTCATCTACGTTATGTGGAGACACATCGGACGTCATCCACGCTGGCCGCACCAAGCCGAGGTTGATCTTGAACGCCGCCTCGAAGCAATGCTCTCACGCAGAGCCGTTGCTCTCGCTCATGCAG GGCACGGTCGGGTCGACTGCGTGGGAGCGAGCAAGGGTCTGTTCCTCGGTCTTTTCCTCTTGGTTGGTTCGCTCATTTGtttgatattatttttcgtccTGATCCATCACCCCTCGTTCGGTTTGTTGGCTATTTATTTGGCGGATGTGTCGCACTGCGTGCTGATGGCGTCGTCGATAATAGCGATAATAATTGGTTTCATAAGGGTTCAGAGTTTGAAGTTCAAGGCGGAAGAGCAGAGCGATTTGAACGACATATTTTTGCGCGTGTCCGGCTTCGGGCTATTTCTTTACGCAGTGTTCAGCGTGATCGCTGGCTCCTTCGCGGCGTTTACGCACGAGCCGAATTTGTTTGTAATGGTGACAGGAATACTGTCGATCGCTCAGGTGGTGCTGCAGATGCTTTTCATCGCTGACGTGTCCCGCAGGCGCGTCCACCTGCCGGAGCACGATCGTAGCAAGCCCGGCCGTCAGGTGGTGACTTTCCTGCTTATTTGCAACATCACAATGTGGGTTATCTACACCTTCGAGACGATGAAGGTCTTCGCCAATCCTGTGCAATACGATTTTTACGGTTACCTCGTTTGGACCATGATCCAAAAGGTGACGCTTCCGCTTTGCATATTTCACAGATTCCACAGCGCGGTTACGCTCGCTGAGATTTGGAAAACGAGCTACAAGGCTCGGCTCGAGTAA
- the OtopLa gene encoding proton channel OtopLc isoform X7: MVGGGDCKVATVEVEAAAANDNTATLPVTRPLNPQIVGAPPNAQDNAEKNNAANKEMELKNVRSTPAKKTSLFNVMSFIYAKLLLIVCIAYVISEVVTHKLPLWYFEGFFTYMYGMSILFLLYVFCFLLQESACCSRGTDTPPPPPRPPKPPKEPKDKNKKKDKKEKKESKNAKNKKDFQEATDVEAAVATRVSRKRKTSQNDHSYGSFFLRIGAIAFGLGTMVYNGLEFGAFFGIPPTSPCYQILQGVNPLLQMIFTFMQMYFIFMNSRLNIHRFKVVARFGLMHVVATNLCVWVRTLVFETLKEITQTAQRLGKQDDGIMETIKQHTIKHAGKILGTEPRDMAQLRLAPVSSTLRPTPSGFGRLATTTTASIGRYARSTARSVARAITSGTTTTTTTTTTTTTTTTGAPWTTSSTTLKPLIRSIPTSPTTSTPSTTTLAKVQSVLDALANAVRTNVSSAREIFTTPSTTSPSTSAAAATTTTTTTTMSSIPTLLTPTTTFSPFLREFMESPQYSKKSFPQIFDIHNSTNDTSVWSPNFAFYADSSTIVGGGSVDNTCGRINIMGTIVQDAAPYLFPFIIEYSLVGAAVIYVMWRHIGRHPRWPHQAEVDLERRLEAMLSRRAVALAHAGHGRVDCVGASKGLFLGLFLLVGSLICLILFFVLIHHPSFGLLAIYLADVSHCVLMASSIIAIIIGFIRVQSLKFKAEEQSDLNDIFLRVSGFGLFLYAVFSVIAGSFAAFTHEPNLFVMVTGILSIAQVVLQMLFIADVSRRRVHLPEHDRSKPGRQVVTFLLICNITMWVIYTFETMKVFANPVQYDFYGYLVWTMIQKVTLPLCIFHRFHSAVTLAEIWKTSYKARLE; the protein is encoded by the exons ATGGTGGGCGGAGGAGACTGCAAAGTGGCGACGGTCGAAGTCGAGGCTGCGGCGGCCAACGACAACACGGCTACGCTTCCGGTCACGAGACCCCTTAATCCTCAGATCGTCGGTGCGCCCCCGAATGCTCAGGACAACGCCGAGAAAAACAACGCTGCTAACAAAGAAATGGAACTGAAGAACGTCCGATCAACGCCAGCTAAAAA GACCTCGCTTTTCAACGTCATGAGTTTCATATACGCGAAGCTTTTGCTCATCGTGTGCATCGCGTACGTGATAAGCGAAGTGGTGACTCACAAATTGCCGCTGTGGTATTTCGAGGGTTTCTTCACTTACATGTACGGCATGAGCATCCTCTTTCTCCTCTACGTTTTCTGCTTCCTCCTCCAAGAGAGCGCTTGCTGTTCGCGGGGTACTGACACGCCACCCCCGCCGCCGAGACCCCCGAAGCCGCCGAAGGAACCGAAAGACaagaacaagaaaaaagataaaaaggagaaaaaggagTCGAAGAATGCCAAGAACAAAAAAGATTTTCAG GAGGCGACTGACGTCGAAGCTGCTGTGGCGACGAGAGTTTCACGAAAGCGAAAAACCTCCCAAAACGATCACAGTTACGGGAGCTTCTTCCTCAGGATCGGAGCAATCG CCTTCGGCTTGGGCACGATGGTCTACAACGGTCTCGAGTTCGGAGCCTTTTTCGGCATCCCCCCGACCTCGCCGTGCTACCAAATCCTCCAGGGCGTCAATCCGCTCCTCCAGATGATTTTCACCTTTATGCAGATGTACTTTATCTTCATGAACTCGAGG CTCAACATTCACCGGTTCAAGGTCGTCGCGCGCTTCGGCCTGATGCACGTCGTCGCGACGAACCTTTGCGTTTGGGTCCGAACTCTCGTGTTCGAAACGCTCAAGGAAATAACGCAAACTGCTCAGCGTTTGGGCAAACAGGACGATGGAATAATGG AGACCATAAAGCAGCACACGATAAAGCACGCCGGTAAAATCCTGGGCACCGAGCCCCGTGACATGGCCCAACTGCGCTTGGCCCCGGTTTCGTCGACCCTGAGACCAACGCCCTCCGGGTTCGGCAGGttggcgacgacgacgacggcctCGATCGGCCGTTACGCGAGATCGACAGCCCGCTCGGTCGCTCGAGCCATAACCAGTGGAactacgacgacgacgacgacgacgacgacgacgacgacgacgacgacgggggCGCCGTGGACAACGAGTTCGACGACGCTGAAGCCGTTGATTCGTTCGATCCCGACGAGCCCGACAACGAG CACGCCGTCGACAACGACCCTGGCTAAAGTTCAATCGGTGCTGGACGCGTTAGCGAACGCGGTGAGAACGAATGTATCGAGCGCTCGAGAAATATTCACAACGCCGAGCACGACGAGCCCGAGCACGAGCGCAGCggcggcgacgacgacgacgacgacgacgaccatGTCCTCGATCCCGACCCTTCTCACACCGACGACGACCTTCTCCCCCTTCCTACGTGAATTTATGGAGTCGCCTCAGTACTCGAAAAAGTCCTTTCCCCAGATATTTGACATCCACAATTCGACCAACGACACGAGCGTGTGGAGCCCCAACTTTGCATTTTACGCCGATTCTTCGACCATCGTCGGGGGCGGATCGGTCGACAACACTTGCGGACGGATCAACATAATGGGCACCATAGTTCAGGATGCTGCGCCTTACCTCTTCCCTTTCATCATCGAATACAGCCTCGTCGGTGCGGCCGTCATCTACGTTATGTGGAGACACATCGGACGTCATCCACGCTGGCCGCACCAAGCCGAGGTTGATCTTGAACGCCGCCTCGAAGCAATGCTCTCACGCAGAGCCGTTGCTCTCGCTCATGCAG GGCACGGTCGGGTCGACTGCGTGGGAGCGAGCAAGGGTCTGTTCCTCGGTCTTTTCCTCTTGGTTGGTTCGCTCATTTGtttgatattatttttcgtccTGATCCATCACCCCTCGTTCGGTTTGTTGGCTATTTATTTGGCGGATGTGTCGCACTGCGTGCTGATGGCGTCGTCGATAATAGCGATAATAATTGGTTTCATAAGGGTTCAGAGTTTGAAGTTCAAGGCGGAAGAGCAGAGCGATTTGAACGACATATTTTTGCGCGTGTCCGGCTTCGGGCTATTTCTTTACGCAGTGTTCAGCGTGATCGCTGGCTCCTTCGCGGCGTTTACGCACGAGCCGAATTTGTTTGTAATGGTGACAGGAATACTGTCGATCGCTCAGGTGGTGCTGCAGATGCTTTTCATCGCTGACGTGTCCCGCAGGCGCGTCCACCTGCCGGAGCACGATCGTAGCAAGCCCGGCCGTCAGGTGGTGACTTTCCTGCTTATTTGCAACATCACAATGTGGGTTATCTACACCTTCGAGACGATGAAGGTCTTCGCCAATCCTGTGCAATACGATTTTTACGGTTACCTCGTTTGGACCATGATCCAAAAGGTGACGCTTCCGCTTTGCATATTTCACAGATTCCACAGCGCGGTTACGCTCGCTGAGATTTGGAAAACGAGCTACAAGGCTCGGCTCGAGTAA